In Euphorbia lathyris chromosome 10, ddEupLath1.1, whole genome shotgun sequence, a single genomic region encodes these proteins:
- the LOC136208633 gene encoding fasciclin-like arabinogalactan protein 17, which translates to MDSHGVSTFFFAFFFIFSFSISALPQNPFPNNTGISSNSVLVALLDSHYTELAELVEKALLLQTLEEAVGKHNITIFAPRNEALERLLDPDFKRFLLEPGNLKSLQTLLMFHIIPNRVRSSDWPSHKSKPTKHTTLCNDRLHLISKPSGEKIVDSAQLVRPDDVIRPDGVIHGIERLLIPQSVQEDFNRRRNLRSISAVLPEAAPVVDPRTHRLKKPAAPVPVGAPPVLPVYDAMAPGPSLAPAPAPGPGGARHHFDGESQVKDFIQTLLHYGGYNEMADILVNLTSLATEMGRLVSEGYVLTVLAPNDEAMAKLTTDQLSEPGAPEQIIYYHIIPEYQTEESMYNSVRRFGKIKYDTLRLPQKVVAEEADGSVKFGSGDGSAYLFDPDIYTDGRISVQGIDGVLFPEEEKESVRKATGAVKVVSQARRGKLMEVACRMLGPFGQNSQLCQ; encoded by the exons ATGGATTCTCATGGTGTCTCCACTTTCTTCTTTGCTTTCTTTTTCATCTTCTCCTTTTCCATTTCAGCATTGCCTCAAAACCCATTTCCTAATAATACTGGGATCAGTTCTAACTCGGTTCTTGTAGCTCTTCTTGACTCGCATTATACTGAGTTAGCTGAACTCGTTGAAAAAGCCCTTCTTCTTCAGACTCTAGAAGAAGCTGTGGGTAAACATAATATTACCATCTTTGCCCCCAGAAATGAAGCTCTGGAACGCCTGCTTGACCCTGATTTCAAACGCTTCTTACTCGAACCCGGGAATCTCAAGTCTCTTCAAACTCTGTTAATGTTTCACATTATTCCTAACCGGGTCCGATCCTCGGACTGGCCGTCTCACAAATCTAAGCCGACCAAGCACACTACTCTCTGCAATGATCGTCTTCACTTAATCAGCAAGCCTTCCGGTGAGAAAATTGTTGATTCCGCTCAATTAGTCCGACCCGACGATGTAATACGACCCGATGGTGTCATTCACGGGATCGAGCGGCTGCTAATCCCCCAATCTGTACAAGAAGATTTCAATCGGAGGAGGAATCTCAGATCTATATCCGCCGTACTCCCAGAAGCCGCACCCGTGGTCGATCCGAGGACTCACCGGTTGAAGAAACCAGCAGCACCGGTTCCAGTCGGAGCACCGCCAGTGTTACCAGTTTATGACGCCATGGCTCCCGGTCCATCTCTTGCTCCGGCGCCAGCTCCAGGTCCTGGAGGGGCGCGTCACCACTTCGACGGTGAAAGCCAAGTTAAAGATTTTATCCAGACACTGTTACATTACGGCGGGTACAATGAAATGGCGGATATTCTAGTGAATTTAACTTCACTCGCCACCGAAATGGGGCGGCTAGTCTCGGAAGGTTATGTGCTGACCGTTTTGGCGCCGAACGATGAAGCTATGGCTAAGCTAACGACGGATCAATTAAGCGAGCCTGGTGCGCCGGAGCAAATAATTTATTACCATATAATACCGGAGTACCAAACGGAGGAGAGTATGTACAATAGCGTGAGGAGATTTGGGAAAATAAAGTATGATACTCTCCGATTGCCGCAGAAGGTGGTTGCCGAGGAGGCTGACGGGTCGGTGAAATTCGGGTCGGGCGATGGGTCAGCTTATTTGTTTGATCCGGATATTTATACGGATGGGAGGATTTCAGTGCAAGGAATTGACGGCGTTTTGTTTCCGGAGGAAGAGAAGGAGAGTGTTAGAAAAGCGACAGGCGCCGTTAAGGTCGTGAGTCAGGCCAGgagag GCAAATTAATGGAAGTAGCTTGTAGAATGCTGGGACCTTTTGGACAAAATTCTCAATTATGCCAATGA